One genomic window of Thalassolituus hydrocarboniclasticus includes the following:
- a CDS encoding metal-dependent hydrolase, with product MTEHNNKSQSVEIKPRRMAFDTAAPMRKYTFKDNSLVSTFFYSLSALFPDGERFFIHSVRNYQNEIKDPVLLAQIRGFIGQEAHHGHSHEGLNNTIDQMGFPMHEITGRLQKRIAMLKRTLGRGRQLALTVAMEHFTASMAEFLLKNPEILDDVDPTIRQMLIWHAVEEIEHKAVAFDIYRLKVNNEKLRKRVMFISIIGLFSRLAYYQFLMLKADRHFPSLREWIDATKFFWGKKGILRDNLKSMRLFFQDGFHPWDIDQHDLIDGWQERFPDIAALQMN from the coding sequence ATGACTGAGCACAACAATAAATCGCAGTCGGTAGAGATTAAACCACGGCGTATGGCGTTCGATACCGCCGCCCCGATGCGTAAATATACCTTTAAAGATAACTCACTGGTCAGCACGTTCTTTTACTCACTGTCGGCGTTATTTCCGGATGGTGAGCGCTTTTTTATTCACTCGGTGCGTAATTATCAGAACGAAATCAAAGACCCGGTATTGCTGGCACAGATCCGCGGTTTTATTGGTCAGGAAGCGCATCATGGCCATTCCCATGAAGGTCTGAACAATACCATCGACCAGATGGGCTTTCCGATGCACGAAATTACCGGCCGGTTGCAGAAACGCATCGCCATGCTCAAGCGCACACTGGGCCGTGGCCGCCAGCTGGCACTCACGGTCGCGATGGAGCATTTCACCGCCTCCATGGCCGAGTTTCTGCTGAAAAACCCGGAAATTCTTGATGACGTTGATCCGACGATCCGCCAGATGCTGATCTGGCACGCGGTGGAAGAAATCGAGCACAAGGCAGTGGCCTTTGATATTTACCGCCTGAAAGTGAATAACGAAAAACTGCGCAAACGCGTGATGTTTATTTCCATTATCGGCCTGTTCTCTCGTCTGGCGTATTACCAGTTCCTGATGCTGAAAGCCGACCGTCATTTCCCCAGCCTGCGTGAGTGGATTGACGCGACAAAATTCTTCTGGGGTAAAAAAGGCATTCTGCGTGACAACCTGAAGTCGATGCGTCTGTTCTTTCAGGATGGCTTCCATCCGTGGGATATTGACCAGCATGACCTGATCGACGGCTGGCAGGAACGCTTCCCAGATATTGCTGCTCTGCAGATGAACTGA
- a CDS encoding helix-turn-helix transcriptional regulator, which yields MDLDKFSKISESLRQYRRAELRDFESDIGAKPIEKLYVDALPGNAVLNSVLSSNTTFLLGRKGTGKSTVFAKAQSSLRGKSEIISVYIDVKSLIEVLDSNTSPVVELESMGISIVAYRTHLLRKAMLGRVISELLKEIRANSEKLTLLDRWRGKKKQYDELMHCLSSISERVRSSRLEQHEIPILQRISQQIRVKKQQENSYQKSDSARVGGKASLTQAEMNAELNESSVDFDKTLDDTEIYNEYSDVVLKSFPFGEIIEEIQTLISEAGLLRLVVFFDDFSELNFVDQRLFVDVVLSPLNNSSNETIKLKVAAYPGRVYYGKIDPGKADTISLDFSDLYEASEVQEMERSAASYAERLLVARFDAFEVSMNDYFDFSSEIERIEMMRLIFQASFNVPRIIGHLLHTLYLDRISKSQKITNASIRLASKKYYEGTIEKYFDRMNRYALEPFENKLDRHNQNELLRYLINEAKEVRRKISSGDVGGGYFINIKGTPPTSHFTVIPGLEEVLASLEQNFFVSRYKNMRDKNGNGVIAYALFLGLCESERMVWGYPEGREFRHYFQQRCFEYTRAIHQFLSRNQTIKCNYCGACHPMEIKASLELYKWKCPECAEGICGITNLAEDFKDEVEKLDKEIMLEPVELEIVSILHDESKRMRAGEISALIDKTHQLVGRRTSKLRDMGLIIKEQDHDGHMKSNLTVRCEETYFGEKH from the coding sequence ATGGATTTAGATAAGTTTTCAAAAATTTCAGAGTCTCTTCGGCAGTATAGAAGAGCTGAACTTCGAGATTTCGAGAGCGATATTGGTGCCAAGCCTATTGAAAAACTCTATGTGGATGCACTGCCTGGTAACGCAGTTCTTAACTCTGTCTTGTCTAGTAATACGACGTTCTTACTGGGTAGGAAAGGCACAGGGAAGAGTACTGTTTTTGCTAAGGCTCAATCTTCATTGCGTGGAAAAAGCGAAATAATATCGGTATATATAGACGTAAAATCATTGATAGAAGTCTTAGATTCGAATACTTCGCCTGTTGTTGAACTGGAGTCTATGGGGATTTCGATAGTTGCTTATCGCACTCACCTATTAAGAAAGGCAATGCTAGGTCGAGTTATATCTGAGCTTCTGAAAGAAATAAGAGCTAACTCAGAAAAGCTTACTTTATTGGATCGATGGAGGGGCAAGAAAAAACAGTACGATGAGCTTATGCACTGTTTGAGTAGTATATCTGAACGTGTCAGGTCATCCAGGCTTGAGCAGCATGAGATTCCAATTCTTCAAAGGATTAGTCAACAGATTCGAGTTAAAAAGCAACAAGAGAACTCTTATCAAAAATCTGATTCGGCTCGGGTTGGGGGTAAAGCATCCTTGACTCAAGCAGAAATGAACGCAGAGTTGAATGAGTCGTCAGTCGACTTCGATAAGACTTTGGATGATACTGAGATTTATAACGAATATTCTGATGTAGTTTTAAAATCTTTTCCTTTTGGGGAGATTATTGAAGAAATACAAACGCTAATATCAGAGGCTGGCCTTTTAAGGCTCGTTGTTTTTTTTGATGATTTTTCAGAGCTTAACTTCGTCGATCAGAGATTGTTTGTTGATGTTGTTCTGTCACCGTTAAACAATTCAAGTAATGAGACTATTAAGCTGAAGGTTGCAGCCTACCCTGGACGAGTCTACTACGGTAAAATTGATCCTGGGAAAGCGGATACAATTAGTTTGGATTTTTCTGATTTGTATGAAGCATCCGAGGTTCAAGAAATGGAAAGATCGGCAGCAAGTTATGCAGAAAGACTTCTTGTTGCCCGCTTTGATGCTTTTGAAGTAAGTATGAATGATTATTTTGATTTTAGCTCGGAGATTGAGCGTATTGAAATGATGAGGCTGATTTTTCAGGCGTCATTTAATGTGCCTAGAATAATTGGCCATCTTCTCCATACACTCTATTTGGATAGAATTTCAAAATCTCAGAAAATTACAAACGCTTCGATTAGGCTTGCTTCCAAAAAATATTATGAAGGAACTATAGAGAAATACTTCGATCGAATGAATCGATACGCCTTAGAACCATTCGAGAATAAGCTTGATAGGCACAACCAAAATGAGTTGTTAAGGTACTTGATTAATGAGGCTAAGGAAGTTAGGCGAAAAATATCTAGTGGAGATGTTGGTGGTGGATATTTTATTAATATTAAAGGTACGCCGCCTACAAGTCATTTTACTGTGATTCCTGGTCTTGAAGAAGTGCTTGCATCTTTGGAACAAAACTTTTTTGTATCTCGCTATAAAAATATGAGAGACAAAAATGGAAATGGTGTTATTGCTTACGCTCTGTTCTTAGGTTTGTGCGAAAGTGAAAGAATGGTTTGGGGGTACCCTGAGGGTAGAGAGTTTAGACATTATTTTCAGCAAAGGTGTTTCGAATATACGAGAGCAATTCATCAGTTTCTTTCGAGAAATCAGACAATTAAGTGCAATTATTGTGGAGCTTGCCACCCCATGGAGATCAAGGCCAGCTTGGAGCTCTATAAATGGAAGTGTCCAGAGTGTGCTGAAGGTATATGTGGAATCACTAATTTAGCGGAAGATTTCAAAGATGAAGTTGAGAAACTGGATAAAGAAATCATGCTTGAACCAGTTGAGTTGGAAATCGTAAGTATTCTTCATGACGAATCTAAACGAATGAGAGCTGGTGAAATATCTGCTCTCATCGATAAAACGCATCAGCTTGTAGGTCGGCGAACTAGCAAGCTCCGAGACATGGGGCTGATCATAAAAGAACAAGATCATGATGGGCATATGAAAAGTAATCTTACAGTGAGGTGCGAAGAAACCTACTTCGGAGAAAAGCACTGA
- a CDS encoding helix-turn-helix domain-containing protein yields the protein MKTIGTGAYSISSDYLILLTELAFERGISAADLLIDSGLPEQILFQPGVPVGHESCLKVIERFCRLTNDLGIALEYGKRMTLSKHGALGYAAQYSATMGDAALKVMRYVETRAQIFEIARASSEHHRHLTITPRFDNPVAGPFITLAFLSSVETICRTLVGNYGRDAESCIHLTCPASLTGQSTLPHCSVIGEQRDNSLTWPADALEHPLPFFNPELETLAEQQLQTALTSLTQSSSVTGKVREILNDRLQDMPTVEHVASMLCMSAATLNRKLKADSSSFQQLKDDVRYRHAQRLLKQEDLAIDLIAEQLGYSDASNFAKAFKAWSGVSPSQYRQSA from the coding sequence ATGAAGACCATCGGCACCGGCGCCTACAGTATTTCCTCAGACTATCTGATTCTGCTGACCGAACTGGCCTTTGAGCGCGGTATTTCCGCTGCCGACCTGCTGATCGATTCAGGCCTGCCGGAACAGATTCTGTTTCAGCCCGGTGTGCCCGTTGGCCATGAATCCTGCCTGAAGGTTATTGAACGCTTCTGCCGCCTGACCAATGACCTCGGCATCGCGCTGGAATACGGCAAGCGCATGACCCTGTCCAAGCACGGCGCTCTGGGCTACGCCGCGCAGTACAGTGCCACCATGGGCGATGCGGCGTTAAAAGTGATGCGCTATGTTGAAACCCGCGCCCAGATTTTCGAAATCGCCCGCGCCAGCAGCGAACATCACCGCCACCTCACCATTACCCCGCGTTTTGATAATCCGGTTGCCGGCCCCTTTATCACCCTGGCCTTTCTCAGCAGCGTTGAAACCATCTGCCGCACCCTGGTCGGCAACTACGGACGCGACGCTGAAAGCTGCATTCATCTCACCTGCCCCGCCAGCCTCACCGGACAAAGCACCCTGCCGCATTGCAGCGTGATCGGAGAGCAACGCGATAACAGCCTGACCTGGCCGGCCGATGCGCTGGAGCACCCGCTGCCCTTTTTTAACCCGGAGCTGGAAACCCTGGCCGAGCAACAACTGCAGACTGCCCTCACCAGCCTGACCCAAAGCAGTTCAGTGACGGGCAAAGTACGGGAAATCCTTAACGACCGGCTGCAGGATATGCCCACCGTTGAGCATGTCGCCTCCATGCTCTGTATGTCAGCCGCCACTCTTAACCGCAAACTCAAGGCCGACAGCAGCAGTTTTCAGCAGCTGAAAGACGATGTCCGTTACCGCCACGCCCAGCGTCTGTTAAAGCAGGAAGACCTGGCCATCGACCTGATCGCCGAGCAACTGGGCTACAGCGACGCCAGTAACTTCGCCAAGGCCTTCAAAGCCTGGTCCGGCGTATCACCCTCGCAATACCGGCAAAGTGCCTGA
- a CDS encoding PhnA domain-containing protein, whose protein sequence is MSIEQSLLQRAANQCELCTSANDLSPFLVPPHSQLTVDSGVVLCATCKTQVEGGEPDANHWRCLNDSMWSQVPAVQVLAYRMLKRLSAEPWAQDLLDVMYMEEDTRKWAETSAAAADDDREPTRDSNGAVLQAGDNVTLIKDLDVKGANFTAKRGTMVRGIGLTDNPEHIEGRVNGTRIVIISAYTKKA, encoded by the coding sequence ATGTCCATCGAACAAAGTCTGCTGCAGCGCGCGGCTAATCAGTGTGAGCTGTGTACTTCTGCCAACGATCTTTCCCCTTTTCTGGTGCCGCCGCACAGCCAGCTGACTGTTGATAGCGGTGTTGTTCTCTGCGCGACCTGCAAAACCCAGGTTGAAGGCGGTGAGCCGGATGCTAACCACTGGCGTTGCCTGAATGACAGCATGTGGAGCCAGGTGCCGGCGGTACAGGTGCTGGCTTACCGTATGCTGAAGCGTCTGTCGGCCGAGCCGTGGGCGCAGGATCTGCTGGATGTGATGTATATGGAAGAAGACACCCGCAAGTGGGCAGAAACCAGTGCCGCAGCAGCCGATGATGACCGTGAACCAACCCGCGACAGCAACGGTGCTGTATTGCAGGCCGGTGATAACGTCACCCTGATCAAAGACCTGGATGTAAAAGGCGCTAACTTTACTGCCAAGCGCGGCACCATGGTGCGTGGTATCGGCCTGACCGATAACCCGGAGCATATTGAAGGCCGGGTAAACGGTACGCGTATTGTGATTATCAGTGCTTACACCAAAAAAGCCTGA
- a CDS encoding RsmB/NOP family class I SAM-dependent RNA methyltransferase — MRKSHGPAKNSGSTFGKSKQRPAKSQSSRPPQKQRQSRAASGSANGRRGSGDEARIIQLWSQWQSQAVKPPLDRWLRGQLRAPRQADSADNSRTLSEAMFSALRFQQLACALEDMLNERNGVSASHAAEHDWQSWDEQWQPAAADTMHPSAFWYWIQLRSLQPWNFVRMVRQDEQRAHLFANIEHQVKAKPLSPLALLWHGVRPSFLPLLQQRAKRSQWSDSDLQRFLQMQNGFPPLWLRINDLRLNELAADSRDLKALQLRLQEEGVSAQLRDDHLCASGGRGVNSSELYRNGVIEIQDLASQQIAAALAARPGDKIWDACAGAGGKTLALAAKMNNKGAVVATDLHQHKLDELKRRASRAGARNVRTFLWDAAAPLRLPQEIARQQGFDKVLVDAPCSSAGTWRRNPDARWRFNSADSNELQQIQRNILTQAAPAVRPDGILVYATCSWQVSENEDIVSAFLQANPAFSLQSQQMLGAPEDDCDCMFVAVMKKAGS; from the coding sequence ATGCGCAAATCTCATGGCCCGGCCAAAAATTCCGGCTCCACCTTCGGAAAAAGCAAACAACGCCCGGCCAAAAGCCAGAGTTCGCGCCCGCCGCAAAAACAACGCCAGAGCCGCGCCGCTTCAGGTTCAGCTAACGGCCGCCGCGGCAGCGGTGACGAAGCCCGTATTATCCAGCTCTGGTCACAATGGCAGTCACAGGCGGTAAAACCGCCGCTTGACCGCTGGCTGCGTGGCCAGCTGCGCGCACCGCGCCAGGCCGACAGCGCCGACAACAGCCGCACCCTGAGCGAAGCCATGTTCAGCGCCCTGCGCTTTCAGCAACTGGCCTGTGCACTGGAAGATATGCTGAATGAACGCAACGGCGTCAGTGCCAGCCATGCCGCGGAGCACGACTGGCAAAGCTGGGATGAGCAATGGCAGCCGGCCGCCGCCGACACCATGCACCCCAGCGCGTTCTGGTACTGGATTCAGCTGCGCAGCCTGCAGCCCTGGAATTTCGTACGCATGGTGCGCCAGGACGAACAACGCGCCCACCTGTTCGCCAATATTGAACATCAGGTAAAAGCCAAACCGTTATCCCCGCTTGCCCTGCTCTGGCACGGCGTGCGTCCGTCCTTTCTGCCGCTGCTGCAACAGCGCGCCAAACGCAGCCAGTGGTCAGACAGCGACCTGCAGCGTTTCCTGCAGATGCAGAATGGCTTCCCGCCGCTGTGGTTACGCATCAACGACCTGCGCCTGAACGAATTAGCGGCCGATTCACGGGACCTGAAAGCCCTGCAGCTGCGCCTGCAGGAAGAAGGCGTCAGCGCCCAGCTGCGTGACGACCACCTCTGCGCCAGCGGTGGCCGCGGCGTCAACAGCAGCGAGCTGTACCGTAACGGCGTGATCGAAATTCAGGATCTGGCCAGCCAGCAGATTGCCGCCGCACTGGCTGCCCGCCCCGGCGATAAAATCTGGGATGCCTGTGCCGGTGCCGGCGGCAAAACCCTCGCTCTGGCAGCGAAGATGAACAACAAAGGCGCCGTCGTCGCCACCGACCTGCACCAGCACAAACTGGACGAATTAAAACGCCGCGCCAGCCGCGCCGGTGCGCGCAATGTGCGGACGTTTTTGTGGGATGCCGCAGCACCACTGCGTCTGCCACAGGAAATTGCCCGCCAGCAGGGTTTCGACAAAGTTCTGGTCGACGCCCCCTGCAGCTCCGCCGGCACCTGGCGCCGCAACCCCGATGCGCGCTGGCGTTTTAACAGCGCCGACAGCAACGAACTGCAACAGATTCAGCGCAATATTCTGACCCAGGCCGCCCCGGCCGTACGCCCCGACGGCATACTGGTATACGCCACCTGCAGCTGGCAGGTAAGCGAAAATGAAGACATCGTCAGCGCCTTCCTGCAGGCCAACCCGGCCTTCAGCCTGCAAAGCCAGCAAATGCTCGGCGCACCGGAAGATGACTGTGACTGTATGTTTGTAGCGGTAATGAAGAAGGCAGGCAGCTGA
- a CDS encoding VOC family protein: MQEKLNYVEFSSRDLAASKAFFQQVFGWAFQDYGPEYCAFFAAEAGLDGGFYLDSEKAPAAGALLVLYSAQLENCLARVEAAGGQITKAVFSFPGGRRFHFSEPGGNELAVWSDKAAE, from the coding sequence ATGCAGGAAAAATTAAATTACGTCGAATTTTCCAGCCGCGATCTGGCGGCCAGTAAAGCCTTTTTTCAGCAGGTTTTTGGCTGGGCGTTTCAGGACTACGGCCCGGAATACTGTGCTTTTTTTGCAGCCGAAGCCGGACTGGATGGTGGTTTTTATCTGGACTCTGAAAAAGCGCCGGCCGCCGGTGCATTATTGGTGCTTTATTCTGCGCAGCTGGAAAACTGTCTGGCGCGGGTGGAAGCGGCTGGCGGGCAAATAACAAAGGCGGTATTCAGCTTTCCCGGTGGCCGGCGTTTCCATTTTTCTGAGCCCGGTGGCAATGAGCTGGCGGTCTGGTCGGATAAAGCAGCGGAATAA
- the tmpT gene encoding thiopurine S-methyltransferase, giving the protein MHSEFWHDKWSKKEIGFHLDEVNKVLLKYWPDMHLAAGSKVLLPLCGKTLDLFWLREAGYCVVGIELSEIALDELAAQLTAELDIAIEKNREGEQVFYRGEGVLLIAGDFFNVSRELLQRELGGDIDAVYDRAALVALPESMRRQYSQHLHALSNGAPQMLVTLDYDQNLMDGPPFALSDAEVHAHYDALYTLTLTEERELIEQEPRFKARGLTSFKQRLYFLR; this is encoded by the coding sequence ATGCACAGCGAATTCTGGCACGACAAATGGTCAAAAAAAGAGATTGGTTTTCACCTCGATGAGGTGAATAAAGTGCTGCTGAAATACTGGCCGGATATGCATCTGGCCGCAGGCAGCAAAGTGTTGTTGCCTCTGTGTGGGAAAACCCTGGATCTGTTCTGGTTGCGCGAAGCTGGCTACTGCGTTGTTGGTATTGAGCTGAGTGAAATTGCGCTGGATGAACTGGCCGCTCAGTTGACCGCAGAACTGGATATAGCCATTGAAAAAAACCGTGAAGGCGAGCAGGTGTTTTATCGTGGCGAGGGCGTATTGCTGATTGCCGGTGATTTCTTTAACGTCAGCCGGGAATTGCTGCAGCGTGAACTGGGTGGCGATATTGATGCGGTGTATGACCGTGCGGCGCTGGTGGCGTTACCGGAAAGTATGCGCCGGCAATACAGTCAGCATCTGCATGCACTCAGTAACGGTGCACCGCAGATGCTGGTAACCCTCGATTATGATCAGAATCTGATGGATGGCCCGCCCTTTGCGCTCAGTGACGCCGAAGTACATGCTCACTACGATGCGTTGTATACGCTGACATTGACGGAAGAGAGGGAGCTGATTGAGCAGGAGCCACGCTTTAAGGCCCGTGGCCTGACATCCTTTAAGCAGCGGCTGTATTTTTTACGCTGA
- the tsaA gene encoding tRNA (N6-threonylcarbamoyladenosine(37)-N6)-methyltransferase TrmO encodes MTPAAINSAISPTSVQPVAIARTPFAEKFAIPRQPQLAPAARAVIELLPPYNQPEALLGLEQVSHIWLLFQFHQAPADDPAAPRLRVRPPRLGGNEKLGVFATRSTHRPNGIGQSVVRLEKVEGTRLWVSGVDLLDGTPIIDIKPYVPYADSIEGAHNGIASEAPATVSVSWQPDALAAAQQQAQRLGEDVAALIEQCLAQDPKPAYQQPDPERRYGVRFWDINVIWHYPQSGGICVLAVETGGAV; translated from the coding sequence CTGCAATCAGCCCTACCAGCGTGCAGCCAGTTGCTATTGCACGTACACCGTTTGCTGAAAAGTTTGCCATTCCACGCCAGCCACAACTGGCGCCTGCTGCACGGGCGGTAATTGAGCTGCTGCCACCTTACAATCAGCCGGAAGCACTGCTTGGTCTGGAACAGGTCAGTCATATCTGGCTGCTGTTCCAGTTTCATCAGGCACCGGCCGACGATCCTGCGGCACCGCGGCTGCGGGTACGGCCACCGCGTCTGGGTGGTAATGAAAAATTAGGTGTATTTGCCACGCGCAGTACCCACCGCCCTAATGGCATTGGCCAGTCGGTGGTCAGGCTGGAAAAAGTGGAAGGTACACGACTCTGGGTATCCGGTGTCGATCTGCTCGACGGCACGCCGATCATCGATATCAAACCCTATGTGCCCTACGCCGACAGCATTGAAGGCGCCCACAATGGCATCGCCAGTGAGGCACCGGCCACCGTCAGCGTCAGCTGGCAGCCAGACGCATTGGCGGCAGCACAGCAACAGGCACAAAGACTGGGGGAAGACGTGGCAGCACTGATTGAACAGTGCCTGGCTCAGGACCCCAAACCGGCCTATCAGCAGCCCGATCCGGAGCGTCGTTATGGTGTGCGGTTCTGGGATATTAATGTGATCTGGCACTACCCGCAAAGCGGCGGGATTTGTGTTCTGGCGGTTGAGACTGGCGGAGCCGTATAA